A region of Brevundimonas sp. NIBR10 DNA encodes the following proteins:
- a CDS encoding calcium-binding protein: MTVIANRHGNLRFSFASALETEDYLPALAAARRAAASSGIAGPGSPVLAIPTDTPTAARPVEGPSDIDGGPGNDTLVGTAGNDTLNGFGGDDILDGRGGIDILDGGTGTDTVTFANATAGVGAYLSGGGLPYGDGLGDTYISVENMIGSNFRDYLSGNGSNNVIRGGGGMDDLYGFADDTAEIDFLYGGDDIDLLLGGMGLDRLDGEAGEDTVSYLLSPTGLTISLRNPAVENTGWAAGDTFTSIEDVIGSEFNDIIYGNNDPLINQLQGQGGNDTIFGGGAAYTVLIGGIGADALHGTPGGLYLIDYETALAGVTADMANPTVNTGDAAGDTYFELFGRDLAGSPYNDVLYGDAGNNNIIGDPDQVAYNFVNGVDQLFGRDGNDTLDGGPRGDALDGGNGFDAAAYTSALAGVGAFLGNPGANTGDAAGDTYINIEALIGSHFGDTLGGDNLDNSLLGRDGNDTLQGEGGDDLLVGGLGADILIGGAGLDLATYSDSTVGVTINLAVPATNVGVVAVGDTYFGIEGVLGSAHADIITGDDAANTLRGELGADFLIGAGGDDTLDGGAGSDQLDGGAGFNIASYASSGAGITASLANSGVNTGDAQGDTYANIQQINGSNAGDTLTGAAGAGSVLRGLGGNDTLNALGATQLNGDDGNDTLNGGGSDDVLIGGAGADVLNGGGGTDLASYVTSALGVSVSLAGGGANGDAAGDIYNSIENVAGSNSADTITGDGNANYLLGLAGNDVIEGGGGDDLLEGGAGADTIRGGTGFDFAVYGGSAVGVSVSLVGGPEAGDAAGDTFDSIEGVIGSAFADTIVGDANANTVQGGAGDDVIRTGDGADLIAGNAGNDTIYGGLGTDIMLGEAGVDTFVFDTVAESQATLQVVSDIIDDFQTGVDKIDISGFNPTSVSFGTDGVYNTVIATSASGTFTVRVRGAVNSSDIITTSTGSAITGGAGADSLIGTGGGETIIGGGGGDTLTGGGGADTFRYTATSDSTASNQDVITDFVSGIDRIDLSAINPTSVSMARLAGGGTVVYAETPGGAFQLFAAGANLHGSDFLYNGTFGVFMIGSSDNDTMVGTLRADPIVGFAGNDILTGGAGGDAISGGAGADVFVYLTGSDSGLGNLDNLYDFEAGIDRIDLTALNTVSISVVRGEDGSSFVFAESYAGSFLTSAAYRAIQGTDFIYNNSHVIFLLGSNAAETLIGGSLADPIVGNGGNDILIGGTGADAISGGAGADRFVYQSRADSVQGSLDNLYDFETGTDTIDLTALNTTAATIIRSADGSTFVFADTAAGQFVTSGALRPINGHDLVGINHGVFMQGSDGADFLIGSQRSDTIVGGNGNDLIVGFGGADTLIGGAGADIFVFYGGDSPVSGQDVLQDFTSGTDKIDLRSVRTGASDVFNIVNTGGISTLFVDLGNNGSNDLVIQITNTNIVASDILWTAGGAALEGTVKVPAPEVLPVEGLDFGADDAILDGFAPQTGRFMLDLDPNVGTGFYHGQDWYL, translated from the coding sequence ATGACTGTCATCGCCAACCGCCACGGCAACCTGCGTTTCAGCTTCGCCAGCGCCCTCGAGACCGAAGACTATCTGCCGGCCCTGGCCGCCGCGCGGCGGGCCGCGGCGTCCAGCGGGATCGCAGGCCCGGGGTCGCCCGTCCTGGCCATTCCCACGGATACGCCGACGGCGGCCCGTCCTGTCGAGGGACCGAGCGACATCGACGGCGGGCCGGGCAACGACACCCTGGTCGGGACGGCCGGGAACGATACGCTGAACGGCTTCGGCGGCGACGATATCCTGGATGGACGCGGCGGCATCGACATTCTCGACGGCGGAACCGGGACAGACACGGTGACCTTCGCCAACGCCACCGCCGGCGTCGGTGCCTACCTCTCCGGCGGCGGCCTGCCCTACGGCGACGGCCTGGGCGACACTTACATCTCGGTCGAGAACATGATCGGGTCGAACTTCCGCGACTACCTGTCCGGAAACGGCTCCAACAACGTCATCCGTGGTGGTGGCGGAATGGACGACCTCTACGGCTTCGCGGACGACACGGCCGAGATCGACTTCCTGTACGGTGGTGACGACATCGATCTGCTGCTGGGCGGCATGGGGCTCGACCGGCTGGACGGCGAGGCGGGCGAGGATACCGTCAGCTATCTGCTGTCGCCGACGGGCCTGACGATTTCGTTGCGCAACCCGGCGGTCGAGAACACCGGCTGGGCGGCCGGGGACACCTTCACCAGTATCGAAGACGTCATCGGGTCCGAGTTCAACGACATCATCTATGGCAACAACGATCCGCTCATCAACCAGCTCCAGGGGCAGGGCGGCAACGACACCATCTTCGGCGGCGGCGCGGCCTATACGGTTCTGATCGGCGGCATCGGCGCGGACGCCCTGCACGGCACGCCCGGCGGCCTGTACCTGATCGATTACGAAACCGCGCTCGCGGGCGTGACCGCCGACATGGCAAACCCGACCGTCAACACGGGCGATGCGGCCGGCGACACCTATTTCGAGCTGTTCGGACGCGACCTGGCCGGTTCGCCCTACAATGACGTCCTGTACGGCGACGCGGGCAACAACAACATCATCGGCGACCCCGATCAGGTGGCCTATAATTTCGTCAACGGCGTGGACCAGCTGTTCGGCCGCGACGGCAACGACACCCTGGACGGCGGTCCGCGCGGCGACGCCCTGGACGGCGGCAACGGCTTCGACGCGGCGGCCTATACCAGCGCCCTGGCCGGGGTCGGCGCATTCCTCGGAAATCCGGGTGCCAACACCGGTGACGCGGCGGGCGACACCTATATCAATATCGAGGCCCTGATCGGCTCGCACTTCGGCGACACCTTGGGCGGCGACAATCTCGACAACTCCCTGCTGGGCCGCGACGGCAACGATACCCTGCAAGGCGAGGGCGGCGACGACCTGCTGGTCGGCGGCCTGGGGGCCGACATCCTGATCGGTGGAGCGGGCCTGGATCTGGCGACTTACTCGGATTCGACGGTCGGCGTGACCATCAACCTCGCCGTGCCCGCCACCAATGTCGGCGTGGTCGCGGTGGGCGATACCTATTTCGGGATCGAAGGCGTCCTGGGATCGGCCCACGCCGACATCATCACCGGCGACGACGCCGCCAATACCCTGCGGGGTGAGCTGGGTGCCGACTTCCTTATCGGCGCGGGCGGAGACGATACCCTGGACGGCGGCGCCGGCAGCGATCAACTGGACGGTGGCGCAGGCTTCAATATCGCCAGCTATGCCTCGTCAGGTGCGGGCATTACGGCGTCCCTGGCCAACAGCGGCGTCAATACCGGCGACGCCCAGGGCGACACCTATGCCAACATCCAGCAGATCAACGGCTCCAACGCCGGCGACACCCTGACCGGCGCGGCCGGTGCGGGCAGCGTCCTGCGGGGTCTGGGCGGCAACGACACCCTGAACGCGCTCGGTGCGACCCAGCTGAACGGTGATGACGGCAACGACACCCTGAACGGCGGCGGTTCGGACGATGTCCTGATCGGCGGTGCGGGCGCGGACGTCCTCAACGGCGGCGGCGGGACCGACCTGGCCAGCTATGTGACCTCTGCCTTGGGCGTGTCGGTCTCCCTGGCCGGTGGCGGCGCAAACGGCGATGCCGCCGGGGACATCTACAACAGCATCGAGAACGTCGCGGGTTCCAATTCCGCCGACACCATCACCGGTGACGGCAACGCCAACTACCTGCTGGGTCTGGCCGGCAATGACGTGATCGAGGGTGGCGGCGGCGACGACCTGCTGGAAGGCGGAGCGGGGGCCGATACGATCCGCGGTGGCACGGGCTTCGACTTCGCCGTCTATGGTGGATCGGCCGTCGGCGTCAGCGTTTCCCTGGTCGGTGGACCCGAAGCGGGTGACGCCGCCGGGGACACATTCGACTCGATCGAGGGCGTGATCGGCTCGGCCTTTGCCGACACCATCGTGGGCGACGCCAACGCCAATACGGTCCAGGGTGGAGCGGGTGACGACGTGATCCGTACCGGCGACGGGGCCGACCTGATCGCCGGCAATGCCGGCAACGACACCATCTATGGCGGTCTGGGCACCGACATCATGCTGGGCGAAGCCGGGGTCGACACCTTCGTGTTCGACACCGTGGCCGAAAGCCAGGCGACGCTTCAGGTCGTGTCCGACATCATCGACGACTTCCAGACCGGCGTCGACAAGATCGACATCTCGGGCTTCAACCCGACCTCGGTGTCGTTCGGCACCGACGGCGTCTACAACACCGTGATCGCGACCTCGGCCAGCGGCACCTTCACGGTGCGGGTGCGCGGTGCCGTGAACAGCAGCGATATCATCACCACCTCCACCGGTTCGGCGATCACCGGCGGTGCCGGTGCCGACAGCCTGATCGGCACGGGCGGCGGCGAAACCATCATCGGCGGCGGTGGCGGCGACACCCTGACCGGCGGCGGCGGGGCGGACACCTTCCGCTATACGGCGACGTCGGACTCCACGGCCTCCAACCAGGACGTCATCACCGACTTCGTGAGCGGCATCGACCGCATCGATCTGTCGGCCATCAACCCGACCTCGGTGTCGATGGCCCGGCTCGCCGGCGGCGGTACCGTTGTTTATGCCGAGACCCCCGGCGGCGCGTTCCAGCTGTTCGCGGCCGGTGCCAACCTCCACGGCTCGGACTTCCTCTACAATGGGACCTTCGGCGTCTTCATGATCGGCTCGTCCGACAATGACACGATGGTCGGCACCCTTCGCGCCGACCCGATCGTCGGATTTGCAGGCAACGACATCCTGACCGGCGGGGCGGGCGGCGACGCCATCTCGGGCGGGGCCGGGGCCGACGTCTTCGTCTATCTGACGGGGTCGGATTCAGGTCTGGGCAACCTCGACAACCTTTACGACTTCGAGGCCGGCATCGACCGGATCGACCTGACGGCGCTGAATACGGTGTCGATCAGCGTGGTGCGCGGCGAGGACGGCTCCAGCTTCGTGTTCGCCGAGAGCTACGCCGGCTCATTCCTGACCTCGGCCGCCTACCGCGCGATCCAGGGTACGGACTTCATCTACAACAACAGCCACGTCATCTTCCTGCTGGGCTCGAACGCTGCCGAGACCCTGATCGGCGGCAGCCTGGCCGACCCGATCGTCGGCAATGGCGGCAACGACATCCTGATCGGGGGCACGGGTGCGGACGCGATCTCGGGCGGTGCGGGCGCGGACCGGTTCGTCTATCAGTCCCGTGCCGACTCCGTTCAGGGCAGCCTCGACAACCTGTACGACTTTGAAACCGGCACCGACACGATCGACCTGACGGCGCTGAACACGACGGCGGCGACCATCATTCGCTCGGCAGACGGCTCGACCTTCGTCTTCGCCGACACCGCGGCCGGCCAGTTCGTGACCTCGGGTGCTCTGCGTCCAATCAACGGCCACGATCTGGTCGGGATCAACCACGGCGTCTTCATGCAGGGCTCCGACGGTGCCGACTTCCTGATCGGGTCGCAGCGGTCCGACACGATCGTCGGCGGGAACGGCAACGACCTGATCGTCGGTTTCGGCGGTGCCGATACCCTCATTGGGGGCGCGGGTGCCGACATCTTCGTCTTCTACGGCGGCGACTCGCCGGTGTCGGGCCAGGACGTGCTTCAGGACTTCACCTCGGGCACCGACAAGATCGACCTGCGTTCCGTGCGGACGGGCGCGTCGGACGTGTTCAACATCGTCAACACCGGGGGCATCTCGACCCTGTTCGTGGACCTGGGCAACAACGGCTCAAACGACCTGGTCATCCAGATCACCAACACCAACATCGTCGCCTCCGACATCCTGTGGACGGCCGGCGGCGCGGCGCTGGAGGGCACGGTCAAGGTGCCGGCACCGGAAGTGCTGCCGGTAGAGGGTCTGGACTTCGGTGCGGACGACGCGATCCTCGACGGGTTCGCGCCGCAGACCGGCCGGTTCATGCTGGACCTGGACCCCAACGTCGGGACCGGCTTCTACCACGGCCAGGACTGGTACCTGTAA
- the galU gene encoding UTP--glucose-1-phosphate uridylyltransferase GalU → MRSPSTRLRKAVLPVAGLGTRVLPGTKTTPKELLNVVDRPILSYIVEEAREAGIEHIVFVTGRSKGAIEDYFDHQIELEAQLLAKGKTDILDNMNAELATAGEMSFTRQMQPLGLGHAVWCARDIIGHEPFAVLLPDVIVDAAPGALKQLTAAYDELGGNIIGVEAVPAEDTHKYGIVDPLERDGRRIGMRGMVEKPAQGTAPSNLSIAGRYILQPEIFDILQTQPRGAGGEIQLTDAMATLMKTQGFTAVEYEGVTHDCGDKIGLLRANVALALKRPDLGMAARAALTPYFNG, encoded by the coding sequence ATGCGTTCTCCTTCCACCCGGCTGCGCAAGGCCGTCCTGCCGGTCGCAGGCCTCGGCACCCGGGTTCTGCCGGGCACCAAGACCACGCCCAAGGAACTGCTCAACGTCGTCGATCGGCCGATCCTGAGCTATATCGTCGAAGAGGCGCGCGAGGCCGGGATCGAGCACATCGTCTTCGTCACCGGTCGCTCCAAGGGTGCAATCGAGGACTATTTCGACCACCAGATCGAGCTTGAGGCCCAGCTGCTGGCCAAGGGCAAGACCGACATTCTCGACAATATGAACGCCGAACTGGCGACGGCCGGCGAGATGAGCTTCACCCGCCAGATGCAGCCCCTGGGCCTGGGCCACGCGGTCTGGTGCGCGCGCGACATCATCGGCCATGAGCCGTTCGCGGTGCTGCTGCCCGACGTCATCGTCGACGCCGCGCCCGGGGCCCTGAAACAGCTAACCGCGGCGTACGACGAGCTGGGCGGCAATATCATCGGCGTCGAGGCCGTGCCCGCCGAGGACACTCACAAATACGGCATCGTCGATCCGCTCGAGCGCGACGGCCGCCGTATCGGCATGCGCGGCATGGTCGAGAAGCCGGCCCAGGGGACCGCCCCTTCGAACCTTTCGATCGCCGGCCGCTACATCCTGCAGCCCGAGATCTTCGACATCCTGCAGACCCAGCCGCGCGGCGCGGGCGGCGAGATCCAGCTGACCGACGCCATGGCTACCCTGATGAAGACCCAGGGCTTCACGGCTGTGGAGTACGAGGGCGTGACCCACGACTGTGGCGACAAGATCGGCCTGTTGCGCGCCAACGTCGCCCTGGCGTTGAAGCGGCCCGACCTGGGCATGGCGGCTCGGGCCGCGCTGACACCGTACTTCAACGGCTGA
- a CDS encoding type I secretion system permease/ATPase has translation MFKSLTAPKAGTEPLAAAIRACRTHFVWAAVFSALVNLLYLVPTIYMMQVYDRVVPTGGITTLVLITVVAMLALGTLAALDWLRTRLLVRAGLRMDKMLAPAIMARVVDAQGKPQSTQALREFDNVRTAVSGQGVMALFDAPWTPLYLVFCFLLHPAIGVLTLVGGAVLFLLAWLNERDSRPRLKRAIQSSNAAYASQDGMTGQTEIVRALGMRQASINRQLHQRHSATGQYADAQFSGGKYSGAIKFLRLALQSASLGLAAYLAVKGEMSAGAIIAASVLLSRAVAPIEALVGAWPSLVQARASWTTLQELFASTAGVDKPRTALPDPRGLLQVEGIAVRLPGTEQPQLKGVSLTLNPGQTLGVVGPSGSGKTTLARVLAGAQSPTIGTVRLDGAEYSARDSDELARHIGYLPQNPNLFAGSIKDNISRFASSVGVSAEAVDAGAVAAAQAAGVHELILRLPNGYDTMLGPFGQGVSAGQGQRIALARALYGSPALLVLDEPNSALDQEGEVALMNAILQAAARGAAVVIIAHRAGVLQRVDRLLTMKDGAVQLEGPREDVLAKMRAAAPPVGARPQ, from the coding sequence GTGTTCAAATCCCTGACTGCACCCAAGGCCGGCACCGAGCCTTTGGCCGCTGCCATCCGGGCCTGCCGGACCCATTTCGTGTGGGCGGCGGTGTTCAGCGCCCTGGTCAATCTGCTGTACCTGGTGCCGACCATCTACATGATGCAGGTCTATGACCGGGTGGTGCCGACGGGCGGGATCACGACCCTGGTCCTCATTACCGTCGTGGCCATGCTGGCGCTCGGGACGCTGGCGGCGCTGGACTGGCTGAGGACGCGGCTGCTGGTCCGGGCCGGCCTGCGCATGGACAAGATGCTGGCCCCGGCCATCATGGCCCGCGTGGTCGATGCCCAGGGCAAGCCGCAGTCGACCCAGGCGCTGCGCGAGTTCGACAATGTGCGCACCGCCGTGTCGGGCCAGGGCGTGATGGCCCTGTTCGATGCACCGTGGACGCCGCTGTATCTGGTCTTCTGTTTCCTGCTGCACCCGGCCATCGGGGTGCTGACCCTGGTGGGCGGGGCGGTGCTGTTCCTGCTGGCCTGGCTGAACGAGCGCGACAGCCGGCCCCGGCTGAAGCGGGCCATCCAGTCATCCAACGCCGCCTATGCCAGTCAGGACGGGATGACCGGCCAGACCGAGATCGTCCGGGCCCTTGGGATGCGTCAGGCCAGCATCAACCGCCAGCTCCATCAGCGCCATTCGGCCACCGGCCAGTATGCCGACGCCCAGTTCAGCGGCGGCAAGTATTCGGGCGCGATCAAGTTCCTGCGCCTGGCGCTGCAATCTGCGTCGCTGGGTCTGGCAGCCTATCTGGCGGTCAAGGGCGAGATGTCGGCGGGGGCGATCATCGCCGCCTCGGTCCTGCTGAGCCGGGCGGTCGCCCCGATCGAGGCCCTGGTCGGGGCCTGGCCCAGCCTGGTTCAGGCGCGCGCCAGCTGGACGACGTTGCAGGAGCTGTTCGCCTCCACCGCCGGCGTCGACAAGCCGCGCACGGCCTTGCCGGACCCCAGAGGCCTGCTTCAGGTCGAGGGGATCGCCGTGCGCCTGCCCGGCACCGAACAGCCCCAGCTGAAGGGGGTCAGCCTGACCCTCAATCCCGGACAGACGCTCGGCGTCGTCGGGCCCAGCGGATCGGGCAAGACGACGCTGGCGCGCGTGCTGGCGGGGGCCCAGAGCCCGACCATCGGCACGGTGCGGCTGGACGGGGCCGAGTACTCCGCGCGCGACTCCGACGAGCTTGCCCGCCACATCGGCTATCTGCCGCAGAACCCGAACCTGTTCGCCGGCTCGATCAAGGACAATATCTCGCGCTTCGCCTCGTCGGTCGGGGTCAGCGCCGAGGCGGTGGACGCAGGCGCGGTGGCGGCGGCCCAGGCAGCGGGGGTACATGAGCTGATCCTGCGCCTGCCGAACGGCTATGACACCATGCTCGGGCCGTTCGGCCAGGGGGTGTCGGCGGGACAGGGGCAGCGGATCGCCCTGGCGCGGGCCCTGTACGGATCGCCCGCCCTGCTGGTGCTCGACGAGCCCAACTCGGCCCTGGACCAGGAGGGCGAGGTCGCCCTGATGAATGCCATCCTGCAAGCCGCCGCCCGGGGTGCCGCCGTCGTCATCATCGCCCACCGGGCCGGGGTGCTGCAACGCGTCGACCGGCTGCTGACCATGAAGGACGGCGCGGTCCAGCTGGAGGGTCCGCGTGAGGACGTCCTGGCCAAGATGCGCGCCGCCGCCCCGCCTGTCGGAGCCCGCCCACAATGA
- a CDS encoding HlyD family type I secretion periplasmic adaptor subunit, which produces MTASPIPSSGTPPKAPAPVEVTDSPRRELIIGGVIIVLFFVLFLGWAAFAPLAAGAYAQGQVAVLGNRQAVQHREGGTVSVLHVKEGDRVTQGQVLLELSTGELSASERGVTGQIIALLAQRSRMIAERDRLGSVPEPAEFAGLSAEDRVLADEAMRLQRLQYSARRSGRSTETGVLSQRGEQLNQQIAGFQRQIESNIEQRRLIGEELDGMRSLAAQGFAPQNRVRALERNAAALDGELGSLRAQVARAREAMGETRLQSLGVTTRLDEDVADRLRQVEVDLNDLRPKQTELRNQIARAQIRSPSTGQVVGLTIFTPGGVIQPGQTLMEVLPDRADQVIIASIDPVDIDDLRVGLSTEIKFPGLRDRSTPILHGTVTLISADTFTDEATKRSFYRAEVVIPPSEMTKLGTAATHIRPGMPVEVVVLLKDRTALQYLLEPLTRSLWRSGSEQ; this is translated from the coding sequence ATGACCGCCTCGCCCATCCCGTCGTCGGGCACTCCTCCCAAGGCGCCCGCCCCGGTCGAGGTCACCGACTCGCCGCGCCGCGAGCTGATCATCGGCGGCGTCATCATCGTCCTGTTCTTTGTGCTGTTCCTGGGCTGGGCGGCGTTCGCGCCGCTGGCGGCCGGGGCCTATGCCCAGGGTCAGGTGGCGGTGCTCGGCAACCGTCAGGCGGTCCAGCACCGCGAGGGCGGCACCGTCAGCGTCCTACACGTCAAGGAGGGCGATCGCGTCACCCAGGGGCAGGTGCTGCTGGAACTGTCCACCGGCGAGCTCAGCGCCAGCGAGCGCGGGGTCACCGGCCAGATCATCGCCCTGCTGGCCCAGCGGTCGCGGATGATCGCCGAGCGGGACCGGCTGGGTTCCGTGCCCGAACCCGCCGAGTTCGCCGGCCTGTCGGCCGAGGACCGGGTGCTGGCGGATGAGGCGATGCGCTTGCAGCGGCTGCAGTACTCGGCCCGCCGCTCGGGCCGCTCGACAGAGACGGGCGTCCTCAGCCAGCGCGGCGAGCAGCTCAACCAGCAGATCGCGGGCTTCCAGCGGCAGATCGAGAGCAACATCGAACAGCGCCGCCTGATCGGCGAGGAGCTGGACGGCATGCGCAGCCTGGCGGCCCAGGGCTTTGCGCCCCAGAACCGGGTGCGTGCACTGGAGCGCAACGCGGCGGCCCTGGACGGCGAGCTGGGCTCGCTGCGGGCCCAGGTGGCGCGGGCGCGCGAGGCCATGGGCGAGACCCGGCTGCAGAGCCTGGGCGTCACCACCCGGCTGGACGAGGACGTCGCCGACCGGCTGCGGCAGGTCGAGGTGGACCTGAACGACCTGCGGCCCAAACAGACCGAGCTGCGCAACCAGATCGCCCGGGCCCAGATCCGCAGCCCCTCGACTGGCCAGGTCGTCGGCCTGACCATCTTCACGCCCGGCGGGGTGATCCAGCCGGGCCAGACCCTGATGGAGGTCCTGCCCGACCGCGCCGACCAGGTGATCATCGCCTCGATCGATCCCGTCGACATCGACGACCTGAGGGTCGGGCTGTCGACCGAGATCAAGTTTCCGGGCCTGCGCGACCGCTCGACCCCGATCCTGCACGGGACCGTCACCCTGATCTCGGCCGACACCTTCACCGACGAGGCCACCAAGCGCAGCTTCTATCGCGCCGAGGTGGTGATCCCGCCTTCGGAAATGACCAAGCTGGGCACCGCCGCGACCCACATCCGGCCCGGGATGCCCGTCGAGGTGGTGGTCCTGCTCAAGGACCGCACGGCGCTTCAGTACCTTCTCGAGCCCCTGACCCGCAGCCTGTGGCGGTCGGGGTCGGAGCAGTAG